The genome window taaagaatgagtaaatgttaaaaaattattataaaaaagaagaagaaagaaataggATAATGATGTGGACGTTGATGTAGCTTAATTgaagcgtagcaacaataaatattatactTTACCTTTTagttagatatatatatatatatatatatatattgatgatgatTTTTCAAACGGGTTTTCAACATTCCAAGATTAGATTATGGCAAATATGAGGCACACCACATTTCATTCAAATTGACAACTAGGTTCAAAGAGTTGGTCTCAACTGTGAACTTCATCATTGAAGAACCTTGGGTTGGTTCACCATAGTATATAAAATGTGggcaatagtttttttttttttttttttggtgagaaactTTAGGTTCAAGTTTAGTTTAACAGATAAAATCTATTGGATTCTatccacaaaataaaaaggtaaaatctattgtaattaaaaacttaagttaacataaaaaaataaaaaaataaaaaataaaacttttaggTTTGAATCCTTCTTAGCCTAATGATGATGAGTACTTGTCATTTGTCAAGAAGTAGATGTTACAGGGTTTAAATCCTATCATATTCATAGGCAAAGCCTAGGAGATTGAGAGGGACGAAATggcccacccaaaaaaaaaagttttattggaAATATGTTGAAGTCACAACTTTATGAGTCATCATGATAAATGAGAATATTATTCCAATAAGCCGACATTTTGGGGTTTACACGTGGTGATGCAGTTTGAAGGAACAAGAAAGAGGCATAAGATACATAAGGCAATCAAATAATCAAATCATCTTGATGtttctgttttcattttctacTAGAACTAGGATTATATAATTATTGTGTCCAAGAGGAAAGACGAATTCTGTTCTTCCAACATAGAACACCGTAGGCTCTAGCAAATGAAAACATCTTAAAAATGgacctattttttttatttctagctAGCAAGATTCACTGCAATAGGACTCCTGACTGAGTGCTTGCCGTCTGACCAAATCAGATCTCCAAATACATAGCCGGCTCTAGTGCCTAATTTGGCAACATTGGGCGTAATAATAACCTGGAAGGTCTTCTTTTCACCAGTTGTCTTGAACTCCAAAACACTAGGTTTGACAGTGACGAAAACTGCAGAGGGCTGCCTGACACGCACTTTGTATGTGCCTGGAGAACCAACGTTAGTTACTGTTCTAGTAAGAGTCACATTGCGTGCTTGGATGTTAGGAACTGCGATTGAAGGGTAGTTGAAGTCCTCTAGACTGAAAGTATCGGGACATGAATAAGGCTTCTGAGAAAATAATCGGATCATGGTATCATTGTAGCCACGAGCACATAAGACGTTCAAGTAATCTTCAGTTGTAGCGTCATAAACGAGTCCAGGGTCCATTGCACTGTTTGGGTTCACATGTCCTGAACCATAGGCAAATGGTGTCGCTTCGACAGTGGATGAGTCCAGAATTGACTTCCTGGTGTTATCTTGGGTTATTGCTGGAGTTGAAAATGGAAATGGAAAGATTAGAGGTGGTGAACAAGAATGTGCGACACTTCTCTGACTTCACAGCATGAAGGATTTGCCATATGAACTTAAAGAGAATGTTTACCTGTAGTCATGATTGCAGATTTGATAGCTGACGGACTCCAGTGAGGGTACCGTGTTTTGAGAAGGCCAACAATGCCAGCAACATGAGGACATGACATGGAAGTGCCAGAGATCATAGAGTAAGGAAACCGGCGTTTGTCATTATCTAATCCAGTGGGACTTACTGCTTCGGTGAAAGCAGCAAGTATGCTCACTCCTGGTCCAGTGATATCAGGCTGCAATTAACACAAAAAGTTAAGCACATAAGAGAATCTACACATGATGTATACTTCaaaataatgctaaaaaaaaaaaaaaaaaaatgtcgaaGATTGAATTGCTTAGCAGACCTTGAGAATTGTTGGCTCAATTTTACTGGGTCCCCTAGATGAGAATGCAGCCATAAATGGTGCTGGCTTTACTCCTAATACTGTCTTTACATCAGTAACGGAAGCAGTGGGGTTCCTATTACAATGAAATATCCATTCATAACAATTATAACTTGTTAGAAAATAGTCTTGGGTCTAACTAGTTCAAAAATGACTGTAAGAAGTGAAAAAGATAAGTACTTGATACTGTTAAGGTAACCAaatatgatttggccatcaGTATATTTTATAAGTGAAGCAGGTAGCACATGAGGATCAGCTGAAAGATCATTCCCATCAATCTCACTATTAGCCAATATCATACCTACAGCACCTGCCCTAAGACACTCACTGCCCTTTTCAATTCTTGCATTCTCCCCTCGTAGACACAACACAATCTTGCCTTTCACCTTTATGGGATCAAGACTTCCAGCATAACAAAACAGACTACCAGAAaagattgggaaaaaaaaaaaaaaaactcagttttATATGGTAGAGAATTGAAGAAAGGTAatcataaaatttgatattacaaaattatatttgtgtTATATTGAGGACATGGAGTGGTTGTGCTTACGCGGATGTGGTGGATACGTTTGCAATATTGGCATTTTCAGCACTGATCAATGGATAGAACTTTCCACCTGGCACGCCTGAAGCTGAAAGACTTACTCCCTAACAATGAAAATTAGGAATGTCACTACAACTGTTTTCATGTAATGAATAAGGATAACTTACATATTTCTTGTCAAAAGTTGCATTTGgaggaaatttttaaaaattcctGGTCCTTTCCACAACTAGTTTATCAATAATGCTCTATTGAATATGCattatatggaaaaaaaatggtaggatTGAACTCCCACCTTATTCAACTGCAATGCCAAAGGCAAAGCACCTTAGTATTAAGAATCATCTAATTGTTGCAGATTCTCAATGTAAGGGCATAGCTGAATAAGCCTACAGCACAGAACTTGGCTAGCCACAACTCACTTTTGTGTTATATGCATACTGAAATTAATCCCTTGAATATTTTTATACGTGGACCGTGAAAAATAAGATACACAATACCTCGATTTGCATCTTGTTGCCAAGAGAAACATAGTTAGCAAGATTCCTGTCTGTTGTACTAGCCCCAACTGTGAAAATCCATGGAGCCGCATTTGTTACAGTCCCCCAATCTGGTCCAGAATTGCCAGCTGAGCAAACCACAGCAATATTATTCTTAACAGCATGGAAGGAACTTATTGATATCCCATCCATGAAAAATTCATTCTGAACAGTGCCACCAAGAGAAATTGAGAGCACATCAACACCATCACTAATTGCAGCATCAACGGCAGCCATGATATCTGCATCATAGCAGCCGCCAGCAGTCGCGGTTGGTGGCCAGCAGACCTTGTAGGCAGCCACACGGGCTCTTGGTGATCCACCTGAAGCAGTGCCATTGGCAATGTTAAAAATACCAGCGTTTGGTACAAAGTTACCACCGGCGGTAGATAAGGTATGGGTGCCATGGCCCACCAGATCACGAGCAGAGTTAAGGGATTCGTTAAGAGGAGCTTTTAATGCTGCAGCATAACCTTTGTTGAAGTACCGAACTCCAATCAACTTCCTGCATACATAACAATTAAAAACGGTGAAGCCTGGCCATATTCAAATGTGAACATACGAGAATAGAGAGCATATAAGGAAGCCTTTCTTGGTAGAAACACAAGCAAATACCAGATTGACTTAACAAGAACAACTAGAGGGTGATTTCTATCTAATCATATTACATTAGAAGCCATTCCATGTGGTTCTTTGCTTTGAAAATTTACTTAAGCATTTAAGACCTGATAATTCCCATGAAGCTAAATTAGCACATACTTTGTTTTCAAGTGTGATGATGAACCACCTTTGTTCTTTCAATagcttttcaaaatttataaactcATTTCtgttatcaaaatcaaaattctgTCTCTTTTTGGTTATCAACGTAATCTACTTCATAGTAATCAGACTCTTTCAATATGAACTCATTAAGGCAATACACACAATCTGATGAGGTATTTCCTATTCAAATTTTTTCGAGAAAGTTGGCATAAAtggagggaaaaaagaagaccTGTTGCAACGAACTCCATCTTCATGGCCAGGTTGACAGATGCCACGCCATTTGGCTGGGACGGGACCAAGCCCCGTATCTTGGAAGCTCCTTGATTCTGGCCAAACACCTAGCACAATCCCATTGGGAAAAGAGGGTACACCATAAAATGTCAAAACAAAATAGCAATTAACATAGGAAAATTTgcactaatatttttttatatatacacgTGAACATATTGCATATGTAGATAATTGAGATTTATTACTTTAGTGATTCTAACTGTTGCAAATTGTTAATGATAACAAATATCAAGTTGCAAAGATAAGAATAAGTGAATGTGGATGACCTAAGCAGTGGGGAAATtaatagagagagagttacAACCAAATATGTTCATGTCAAAGCAGTAACACAAAGCATATGGTTTTCATCATAGCCAACTTTAAGGGCTTGTACAAATAAGTTAGTTGGGCTAGAAACATGCATGCAACATTTTCAtatttcttcacactttttGAAAGGAAAGAGCAATCAATCTTGAAGTAAAAGAGAATATAAGACTGACCGGTGTCAAGGGTTCCAATGATTACGTCTTCACCATACCTCCCTGCTTTCCATGCTGATGAATCAGGAATTTGTCCATCTTTAGTAAGCCCAAGAAATTCCCACGACCGGGTTGTGTGCAGTTTTCTTGGTAGGTTTGGGAATACTGATATTACTTTTGGATCCTCTGCAAGTGAAAACACAGCCATTGTCAGATAAGGTCCCAACTGCATAAATTTAGCTTGCAGCAGGGACAGAAACAGAGGAAAACAGAGCCATCAATATAAAATCCAGAGAACTGAATTAGATTGTATTCCTCACTTGCAATCTCTGCTGCTTCTTTCTCATCAAGAATTGCAGCAAAACCATTGATATGTCTTGTATAAGAGTAAATGATTGCATCCTTAGCCTTCGCAGTACTGTGCaagaaatttataaatgataatgttgtcatttttattcaacattgaccaaaaagaaaaaagaaagaagaacatAAGTTATACAGGACACctgttatcaaattttataccttCCTACGAATGATCCAAGCAAGTCTAAATGAGAATTCGTCACACTGTCAAGTTCTTGCAATGAAGCATCAAATAGATGCGATTGTGCTCCCATGTACACAATATAAGACTGCACCAAGATGTAAAAATTAAGGCCATTGATGAAACAGTTATAGAAGTCTATCAAATACCCAGATCAATACTTGTAATGACATACATTtagaacttgaaattttattcacatgcataaaatatcaaaaccttttcatgaaaacaaaaaacatagaaCTTTGAATGACAACATTGATCAGAAACCAAAATGTTGTTACCTTTTTAGCGCCATTGGTGGTGGtatgcaaaagaaagaaaacaacaagGGATAAAATAATTGAggggagaaaagaaaaggtcaTTTTTCTTCCCTATCAACTCTCTCAAGTCACAAAaccaaagaataaaattttgtggCTAGAGATAGTAAAGAGACTCTGCTTTCCTCTGCTTTTATAACTCAGCTTTGCTGTGTCTTTGGATGATACAGATAACTGGTCATCCTTCAATAACGGAATGTAGTATGGTTTTGCCATTTCAAGACGATAACCTTTCAATTGAATATAGTCAATTTAGACAGAATGGgctgctgaaaaaaaaaaaatagacagaATGACTTTGcgattcttttttattcaaataccaaattcttttttttcccaaaaatgaCACGTACAGTTGTTACATGGTTGGAAATGATGTGTTTGTGttctcaaaataagaaaaaaaaagtgtttttgagttttgttgtCTAATTCTTTGGCCTCAAAAAGAGGAGGAActaggaagagaaaagaaaatttcttatCATTTTGTGTCTGTGATGTAAATGTAACCGCCATTACTCTAACCCGGGCTAAAAATGGAACAAGATGACCTCCTATTATCTACTGCCTTTTGGAACTACTAGCTGGTATCCTGCGCGATGGGCGgtgtattttgataaatttgttaagaaattatttatgttttattgattttatgaaTAATACTATTGTTAGTTGTAGTTAATATAAGAAGGTTTtactaaaactaaatttaaacTAAATATATTGGGGGAAAAATTCTTCTAATTCATGCAACCAATAAATGTCACCAAATCACAAAGTTCACATTTTCACctacaaattttaattgaactaaaagTAGCCAAAAACAAATCCTTACCAAGTATATGCATCATACGAaatatccaaaatatatattggcacataatataaaaaaataagccTAAATACATAGGAAAAAACGTACACATAAAATCgaaacaaattatttaaaatgaacataatattttgaaaattaacataCCTCTCTAAAAGAATACCCAAGATATTGTGAGAAAAATTATGGAAGTTTAATTTCTAAGTCCAATGAAAATGAGGATTTATATTTGACAAATGTGGAGACATAATATTTACCTAATTCATTGAATCTTGACTCTTGCAATTTTGCATTGTAGTTAGTTTTATAcacaaaattgaaaagttttcttaATTCTTATATTCATGCCCATGACTTTTTAAATCTATTTCCATATTTATTTAAAGCAATGAGTTATAAATTTTCTTGGCTGTTTGAATAAGGAGAATAGCAAGCAACAAAAATTCACTTAAAATTGTTGGATATCTATTGATGAGCAAATATTGAATTTTGGCAGAAGTAACTGAAAGAGAGGCATCCAAATGAACAAAGATAGGGAAAAGAAATCTCTACAAGACAAGACAAAAGACACTAACATATGTATCCTATCCTAATAATCTGTATATGCTAAATAGCACAACCTATAACATTCCTATGACAATATCTATATAACAGGGACccaaaaaatgtattattaaaTACATGTAAATAGTTGCAAATTGATTAATGTCCACATCATTTACTTAAGACaaagttattaattttggtgattgtcagtttgttttttaaatttatatcttgTCCCATGATATGGTGTAATAACATAAACACGTGGCTACCTGAAGACAGACCTTGAAGTAGCATGTGAGTGATGTTCATTAGTGTAGGAGTCGTTTGAATTGTTCAATCTTCATCCTCTTCAACCTTTGCCTTTTTACAGTGAAAGATATACTTGCCACcattttttaatagattcatATAAATTATGTTTAAATAGGATGACgtaatatagatttttttttaataattttagttgataacaataaaatatttgtatgaTTTTAATTGTAAGAATATTAGAATATTATGGAGAAGAGATGACAGgttcattatatttttaaaaatgggaaattttcataaataattgaAGTATTTGGTTGTGAAAGGCAAATGATTTGAAAGCTTCATGTTTGATTCGGACTGGGATGGTGTAAGTTTTGAAATAAATGGAAAGGTAATATACTTTCGTGAACCGATTTATTAGATAATCGAAAACAGAGGATGTTGAAGAGTCtttgcaataaaaaatttgtaaattatgtttaaaggtaaaataaaatttttttttgggtgtta of Quercus lobata isolate SW786 chromosome 8, ValleyOak3.0 Primary Assembly, whole genome shotgun sequence contains these proteins:
- the LOC115955564 gene encoding subtilisin-like protease SBT5.4, giving the protein MTFSFLPSIILSLVVFFLLHTTTNGAKKSYIVYMGAQSHLFDASLQELDSVTNSHLDLLGSFVGSTAKAKDAIIYSYTRHINGFAAILDEKEAAEIAKDPKVISVFPNLPRKLHTTRSWEFLGLTKDGQIPDSSAWKAGRYGEDVIIGTLDTGVWPESRSFQDTGLGPVPAKWRGICQPGHEDGVRCNRKLIGVRYFNKGYAAALKAPLNESLNSARDLVGHGTHTLSTAGGNFVPNAGIFNIANGTASGGSPRARVAAYKVCWPPTATAGGCYDADIMAAVDAAISDGVDVLSISLGGTVQNEFFMDGISISSFHAVKNNIAVVCSAGNSGPDWGTVTNAAPWIFTVGASTTDRNLANYVSLGNKMQIEGVSLSASGVPGGKFYPLISAENANIANVSTTSALFCYAGSLDPIKVKGKIVLCLRGENARIEKGSECLRAGAVGMILANSEIDGNDLSADPHVLPASLIKYTDGQIIFGYLNSIKNPTASVTDVKTVLGVKPAPFMAAFSSRGPSKIEPTILKPDITGPGVSILAAFTEAVSPTGLDNDKRRFPYSMISGTSMSCPHVAGIVGLLKTRYPHWSPSAIKSAIMTTAITQDNTRKSILDSSTVEATPFAYGSGHVNPNSAMDPGLVYDATTEDYLNVLCARGYNDTMIRLFSQKPYSCPDTFSLEDFNYPSIAVPNIQARNVTLTRTVTNVGSPGTYKVRVRQPSAVFVTVKPSVLEFKTTGEKKTFQVIITPNVAKLGTRAGYVFGDLIWSDGKHSVRSPIAVNLAS